Proteins from one Fragaria vesca subsp. vesca linkage group LG6, FraVesHawaii_1.0, whole genome shotgun sequence genomic window:
- the LOC101305091 gene encoding phosphatidylinositol 4-phosphate 5-kinase 9-like — translation MSGPAAIDGNLRGARAFSDRTQSLDVISDKDREFLLNNGEPAHSSEPAAFRVTELLLPNSETYAGPLLGNIPEGKGKYLWSDGCVYEGEWRRGMRHGIGKISWPSGAVYEGEISGGYMHGAGTYIGSDNLNYKGRWRLNLKHGLGYQVYPNGDIFEGSWIQGLPEGPGKYTWQHGNVYLGNMKGGKMSGKGTLTWTNGDSFEGSWLNGMMHGFGVYTWSDGGFYVGTWTRGLKDGKGSFYPRGSRLPAVEELYLNALRKRGLLPDLRKQKLQNKSHIHHATSAELNNVKIGEIQGSHASSADKFSKRNLLNLEQSHNKNVSLERRWSLEVSIEKVIAHDSSLTEGGENDAEANIPILEREYMQGVLISELVINNSFSSSTRRAKRRQKKLAKVVKRPGEAIIKGHRSYDLMLSLQLGIRYTVGKITPIQRREVRASDFGPRASFWMNFPREGSQLTPPHQSVDFRWKDYCPMVFRNLREMFKIDAADYMMSICGNDALRELSSPGKSGSVFFLSQDDRFMIKTLRKSEVQVLLRMLPSYHNHVKTYENTLITKFFGLHRIKPSSGQKFRFVVMGNMFCTELRIHRRFDLKGSSLGRSADKIEIDENTTLKDLDLNYCFYLEPSWRESLLNQIETDSKFLEAQHIMDYSLLLGVHYRAPQHLRSLMAYNTSTRADGLGMVAEEEALEDEIYNYPQGLVLIPRGTDDGSVVAGPHVRGNRLRASSAGYEEVDLLLPGTARLQVQLGVNMPSRAEQVMENQGDEQMFHGVYDVVLYLGIIDILQDYNMGKKIEHAYKSLQFDSLSISAVDPTFYSRRFLEFIQKVFPPNVASS, via the exons ATGTCTGGCCCTGCGGCCATTGACGGTAACTTGAGAGGAGCACGAGCTTTTTCAGACAGAACACAATCTCTTGATGTCATTTCGGACAAAGACAGAGAGTTCTTACTAAATAATGGTGAGCCTGCTCATAGTTCTGAACCTGCTGCATTTAGAGTCACAGAGCTCTTACTTCCAAACAGCGAAACTTATGCCGGACCACTGCTTGGTAACATTCCCGAGGGTAAGGGAAAGTATCTGTGGTCAGATGGCTGTGTATATGAGGGTGAGTGGAGACGGGGGATGAGACATGGAATCGGAAAGATTTCATGGCCTTCAGGTGCTGTTTATGAGGGCGAAATTTCAGGTGGATATATGCATGGTGCAGGGACATACATTGGATCAGATAACTTGAATTATAAGGGGCGATGGAGGTTGAATCTCAAACATGGTTTGGGATATCAAGTTTATCCTAATGGTGATATCTTTGAAGGCTCTTGGATCCAGGGATTGCCGGAAGGGCCAGGTAAGTATACATGGCAACATGGAAATGTTTATTTAGGAAACATGAAAGGTGGGAAAATGTCAGGGAAAGGAACTCTCACTTGGACAAATGGGGACTCATTTGAAGGCAGCTGGCTGAATGGCATGATGCATGGTTTTGGAGTATACACATGGAGTGATGGAGGCTTCTATGTTGGAACTTGGACTCGGGGCCTAAAGGATGGGAAAGGATCATTTTATCCCAGAGGCAGCAGACTTCCAGCAGTAGAAGAACTTTACCTCAATGCTTTGAGGAAAAGAGGCCTCTTGCCAGATTTGAGAAAGCAGAAGCTGCAAAACAAGTCACATATTCATCATGCTACTTCAGCAGAATTGAATAATGTTAAGATTGGGGAGATCCAGGGATCTCATGCTTCTTCAGCTGATAAGTTTTCCAAGAGAAATCTTTTGAATTTGGAACAATCTCATAATAAAAATGTTTCCTTAGAAAGGCGGTGGAGTCTTGAGGTATCTATAGAAAAAGTGATCGCGCATGATTCATCACTGACTGAAGGTGGAGAAAATGATGCTGAGGCAAACATTCCAATCTTGGAACGAGAATATATGCAAGGTGTCTTAATCAGCGAGCTGGTAATAAATAATTCATTCTCATCATCAACTAGAAGAGCAAAGCGGAGACAAAAGAAACTAGCAAAAGTGGTTAAGAGACCTGGTGAAGCAATCATTAAAGGTCACAGGAGTTATGATTTAATGCTCAGTTTGCAGCTTGGTATCAG GTATACTGTTGGTAAGATAACACCGATACAAAGGAGAGAAGTTAGAGCATCAGATTTTGGTCCTCGGGCTAGTTTTTGGATGAATTTTCCAAGAGAAGGCTCCCAATTGACACCACCTCATCAGTCAGTAGATTTTAGGTGGAAAGACTACTGTCCCATGGTCTTCAG GAATTTAAGAGAGATGTTCAAAATTGATGCTGCTGACTACATGATGTCTATTTGTGGAAATGATGCTCTCAGAGAACTTTCTTCTCCTGGAAAAAGTGGTAGCGTCTTTTTCCTATCTCAAGATGATCGTTTCATGATCAAGACACTCAGGAAATCTGAAGTTCAG GTTCTTCTACGGATGCTTCCTAGTTATCATAATCACGTAAAGACATATGAGAACACCCTCATCACAAAATTCTTTGGCCTCCACAGGATTAAACCTTCAAGTGGTCAAAAG TTCCGATTTGTAGTGATGGGAAACATGTTCTGCACAGAGTTAAGAATACATAGAAGATTTGATTTGAAAGGTTCATCCCTGGGGCGTTCAGCAGATAAGATTGAAATAGATGAAAACACCACGCTAAAGGACTTGGATTTGAACTACTGCTTTTATTTGGAACCTTCTTGGCGGGAGTCTTTATTGAA TCAGATTGAGACTGACAGCAAATTTCTCGAGGCACAACACATAATGGATTATAGTCTTCTCTTGGGTGTGCATTATCGAGCCCCTCAACATCTGAGGTCTCTCATGGCCTATAACACAAGCACTAGAGCTGATGGTTTGGGAATGGTTGCAGAGGAAG AGGCTCTGGAGGACGAGATCTACAACTACCCGCAAGGACTTGTCTTAATCCCACGCGGAACAGATGATGGTAGTGTTGTTGCAGGCCCTCATGTCAGAGGTAACCGATTGAGAGCATCATCTGCTGGTTACGAGGAAGTGGATCTTCTTTTACCTGGTACTGCAAG ACTACAAGTTCAACTGGGTGTAAACATGCCATCAAGAGCAGAGCAGGTTATGGAGAATCAGGGAGACGAGCAAATGTTTCATGGAGTATATGATGTTGTGCTATATCTTGGGATCATTGATATATTGCAAGACTACAACATGGGAAAGAAGATTGAACATGCATACAAATCTCTTCAGTTTGATTCCTTATCCATCTCTGCGGTCGACCCTACATTCTACTCCCGACGCTTCTTGGAATTCATTCAGAAGGTCTTCCCTCCCAATGTTGCATCAAGTTGA
- the LOC101304789 gene encoding splicing factor 3A subunit 2-like yields the protein MDREWGSKPGSGGAASAQNEAIDRRERLRRLALETIDLAKDPYFMRNHLGSYECKLCLTLHNNEGNYLAHTQGKRHQTNLAKRAAREAKDAPAQPQPHKRKVSVRKTVKIGRPGYRVTKQFDGETKQRSLLFQIEYPEIEDNAKPRHRFMSSYEQRVQPFEKRYQYLLFAAEPYEIIAFKVPSTEIDKSTPKFFSHWDPDSKMFTLQLYFKVKPPETNKPQPPPTANGTGAPGVPSSSRPLPPPPQGPPPPPLQGMAPGAPMGNPPRAPPPIPGSVLPPHMVNGPRPMPPGGAPPAPPPPPVGNNTMVNFTPGTQLGRPPTMPPPQGFQGQQMQGQGLRPPPPPPMG from the exons ATGGACCGAGAATGGGGCTCAAAGCCCGGCAGCGGCGGCGCTGCCTCCGCCCAGAACGAAGCCATCGACCGCCGCGAGCGTCTCCGCCGTCTCGCCCTCGAGACCATCGATCTCGCCAAAGATCCCTACTTCATGCGCAACCATCTCGGAAG CTATGAGTGTAAACTTTGCTTGACCTTGCACAACAATGAGGGTAACTACTTGGCCCATACACAGGGTAAGCGCCACCAGACCAATCTCGCCAAACGCGCCGCGCGTGAGGCCAAGGATGCTCCCGCTCAGCCACAGCCACACAAGCGCAAAGTCTCCGTCCGCAAGACAG TGAAAATTGGGAGGCCAGGGTATAGAGTAACGAAGCAGTTTGATGGAGAGACTAAGCAGAGGTCTCTTCTCTTCCAG ATTGAGTATCCTGAAATAGAGGACAATGCAAAGCCGAGGCATCGTTTTATGTCGTCTTATGAGCAG AGGGTCCAACCATTCGAGAAAAGATACCAGTATCTACTGTTTGCAGCCGAACCATACGAGATCATTGCTTTTAAG GTTCCTAGTACAGAGATTGACAAATCCACTCCGAAGTTCTTCTCACATTGGGATCCAGACTCCAAAATGTTCACG TTGCAGCTGTATTTCAAAGTTAAGCCACCAGAGACGAACAAACCTCAACCTCCCCCAACAGCCAATGGTACAGGTGCTCCTGGAGTTCCTTCAAGTTCAAGGCCTCTACCCCCACCACCTCAAGGGCCACCTCCTCCTCCTCTCCAAGGAATGGCACCTGGTGCCCCTATGGGAAACCCTCCTAGAGCTCCACCACCTATTCCGGGATCTGTACTGCCACCTCATATGGTAAATGGCCCTAGACCTATGCCTCCTGGTGGGGCTCCACCTGCTCCACCTCCACCTCCAGTTGGTAATAACACAATGGTGAATTTCACTCCTGGTACTCAGTTGGGTAGACCACCGACTATGCCACCACCACAAGGTTTCCAAGGACAACAGATGCAGGGACAGGGTCTTCGTCCTCCTCCTCCTCCACCTATGGGCTAA